One window from the genome of Haloprofundus halobius encodes:
- a CDS encoding HEAT repeat domain-containing protein has protein sequence MTDGDDETPTEATDGEKTPGEEEAADESETTDESGETDGEEETVDDEETDDEETDDEKSAADASSEVTAEGLDERLDAAEEKLDAAETEADLDEVEQTLDIIAADLEAADLPEPDEDDDDAEDPREELESRLSDLRDDLESQRGPYAEDVVGNVEEAKTKIEETRWTDRGEDEIAEAVESFLDAVADIFEEDDESDAVVDAAVSSGDESDLVSSLDAVAKTVESASLDPDDDEETIAALLEATESLESDLEDAQEWDDLETREQLEAEGFYAVLGHYKDYPPEWSALKEHEKRGNVEMVLLALDSLQSDFMEEHCLEAITRMNDARAFDAMHQRAQKRDKPSIKALGKMGSGALDAVETLVDYVDTDKDPALQKVTFKALGEIGSEEATQPLADKLVMDNDNVRPHAARALGLIGDTRAVDPLTDTLEDDASPNVRASAAWALRQIGTEKALKAVADHSDENSFIVQHEVDRAKQSLETTPPTA, from the coding sequence ATGACTGACGGGGACGACGAGACGCCCACCGAGGCGACCGACGGGGAGAAAACACCCGGCGAAGAGGAGGCCGCCGACGAGAGCGAAACGACCGACGAGAGCGGAGAAACTGACGGCGAAGAAGAGACAGTCGACGACGAGGAAACCGACGACGAGGAAACCGACGACGAGAAGTCGGCCGCGGACGCATCGTCCGAGGTCACGGCCGAGGGCCTCGACGAACGCCTCGACGCCGCCGAGGAAAAACTCGACGCGGCGGAGACGGAAGCCGACCTCGACGAGGTCGAACAGACGCTCGACATCATCGCCGCCGACCTCGAAGCCGCGGACCTTCCGGAACCGGACGAGGACGACGACGACGCCGAGGACCCCCGAGAGGAACTCGAATCGCGCCTCTCGGACCTCCGTGACGACCTCGAGTCCCAGCGCGGGCCGTACGCCGAGGACGTCGTCGGGAACGTCGAGGAGGCGAAGACGAAGATCGAGGAGACGCGCTGGACCGACCGCGGCGAGGACGAGATCGCGGAGGCCGTCGAGTCGTTCCTCGACGCGGTCGCCGACATCTTCGAGGAGGACGACGAGAGCGACGCCGTCGTCGACGCCGCCGTCTCCAGCGGCGACGAGAGCGACCTCGTCTCGTCGCTCGACGCCGTCGCGAAGACCGTCGAATCGGCGTCACTCGACCCCGACGACGACGAGGAGACCATCGCGGCACTGCTCGAAGCCACCGAATCGCTGGAGTCGGACCTCGAAGACGCCCAGGAATGGGACGACCTGGAGACGCGCGAACAGCTCGAAGCCGAGGGGTTCTACGCCGTTCTCGGCCACTACAAGGACTACCCACCGGAGTGGAGCGCGTTGAAGGAACACGAGAAGCGCGGCAACGTCGAGATGGTGCTGCTCGCGCTCGACAGCCTCCAGTCGGACTTCATGGAGGAGCACTGCCTCGAAGCCATCACGCGGATGAACGACGCCCGCGCGTTCGACGCGATGCACCAGCGCGCACAGAAGCGCGACAAGCCGAGCATCAAAGCGCTCGGGAAGATGGGGTCGGGCGCGCTCGACGCCGTCGAGACGCTCGTCGACTACGTCGACACCGACAAGGACCCGGCGCTGCAGAAGGTGACGTTCAAGGCGCTCGGCGAAATCGGCAGCGAGGAAGCGACCCAGCCGCTGGCAGACAAACTCGTCATGGACAACGACAACGTCCGGCCGCACGCCGCGCGCGCGCTCGGTCTCATCGGCGACACGCGCGCCGTCGACCCGCTGACCGACACGCTCGAAGACGACGCGAGTCCGAACGTCCGCGCGAGCGC
- the dpsA gene encoding DNA starvation/stationary phase protection protein DpsA encodes MSTQKTVRQPADEVEETALRIEKDKAEQIIDALNTDLANAYVLYHQLKKHHWNVEGAEFLELHRFLEEAYEHVEEGADIIAERAQALGGVPVAGPSNQEERATVEFEGEDVYDVRTSLQNDLEMYGDIIEDMREHIQLAGNLGDPATEEILRRILVEVEEDAHHIEHYLEDDTLVLEEATH; translated from the coding sequence ATGAGTACGCAGAAGACGGTTCGTCAGCCGGCGGACGAAGTCGAGGAGACGGCCCTTCGCATCGAGAAGGACAAAGCCGAGCAGATCATCGACGCGCTCAACACCGACCTCGCGAACGCGTACGTGCTCTACCACCAACTGAAGAAGCACCACTGGAACGTCGAGGGCGCGGAGTTCCTCGAACTCCACCGCTTCCTGGAGGAGGCGTACGAACACGTCGAGGAGGGTGCCGACATCATCGCCGAGCGCGCGCAGGCACTCGGTGGCGTCCCGGTCGCTGGTCCGTCGAACCAGGAAGAGCGCGCCACCGTCGAGTTCGAGGGTGAGGACGTTTACGACGTCCGCACGTCGCTGCAGAACGACCTCGAGATGTACGGTGACATCATCGAGGACATGCGCGAGCACATCCAACTCGCGGGTAACCTCGGCGACCCGGCGACCGAGGAGATTCTCCGACGGATTCTGGTCGAAGTCGAAGAGGACGCCCACCACATCGAGCACTACCTCGAAGACGACACGCTCGTGCTCGAAGAAGCGACGCACTGA
- a CDS encoding DUF7504 family protein codes for MNTPGQNSFTRTLSELKRQGCNILVVGSTAPDARQSLTRRLLGDATVESRKRLFVFTDGVHTHENLGNGPRDADSLRVVTQSAVVRGALAAESLSGSNLGGPVSREYVEADGVGSLSWAIGDAIHSFESGESLAPSELRLCLDSLQPLVEDHGVGAVRRFVSVVGGRIDSVSGMAHYHLSSPLDDPVVDGLADVFDGIIELRMCDGIPEHRWTFPDRTLPNDWIPV; via the coding sequence ATGAACACCCCCGGGCAAAATTCCTTCACCCGAACGCTCTCGGAGTTGAAACGACAGGGGTGCAACATCCTCGTCGTCGGATCCACCGCTCCCGACGCGCGGCAGTCACTCACGCGACGCCTTCTCGGCGACGCCACGGTCGAGTCGCGCAAGCGGCTGTTCGTCTTCACCGACGGCGTACACACGCACGAAAATCTCGGTAACGGCCCGCGGGACGCTGACTCGCTGCGCGTGGTGACGCAGTCGGCCGTCGTCCGCGGAGCGTTGGCCGCCGAGAGTCTCTCGGGGTCGAACCTCGGCGGCCCCGTCTCCCGGGAGTACGTCGAAGCCGACGGCGTCGGGTCGCTCTCGTGGGCCATCGGCGACGCCATCCACTCGTTCGAGTCCGGAGAGTCGCTCGCCCCCAGCGAGTTGCGGCTGTGTCTCGACTCGCTGCAACCGCTCGTCGAAGACCACGGTGTCGGAGCGGTTCGACGTTTCGTCAGCGTCGTCGGCGGTCGAATCGACTCCGTCTCCGGGATGGCGCACTACCACCTCTCCTCCCCCCTCGACGACCCGGTCGTCGACGGACTCGCCGACGTCTTCGACGGTATCATCGAACTCCGGATGTGCGACGGCATCCCGGAACACCGCTGGACGTTCCCCGACCGGACGCTCCCGAACGACTGGATACCCGTCTGA